A genomic segment from Ochotona princeps isolate mOchPri1 chromosome 11, mOchPri1.hap1, whole genome shotgun sequence encodes:
- the LOC131481493 gene encoding zinc finger protein 883-like, with product MSTSLVLSFEDLAVDFTREEWQILNNDQRALYRDVMLEMYSSLLSVGHCIPKPGLISKLEQGADPWILQECLNQGFPVPQEKHDLSETNQESEDINMRQDTVTNNMPNHKVDLRKGLNFCPNRIPKLIIKRISFSEMKPDACNVFRNVHFSSGSDKIQAGEKSRTCNVPENSPQCSESLSQQQEIQTVQHDSEKSGKGKALKRKKKCIAFERVHIGETCKNKSASTVRHAAKIGKERFQRSPRLSKQQVHTRKKSFESTDCEDTLISKSDITVSQRIHMRNKPYVCKPCGKSFNCKSCHTFHEMTHKREQMHRCNECGKTTYWKLEFIRNQRIQKAKKSYECNECGKAFSHKSLLKTHQKIHAEKPHKCNVCGKAFFQKSLLLIHKRIHTGKKTYECKECRKAFWLKSDLIKHRRIHTGKAYKCNECEKVFCRKSDLTTHQRIHTGEKPYECEECGKAFCWKSHLTSHQRMHTGEKPYECNECGKAFHWKSDLIRHHRIHTGEKPYECKECGKAFCQKSILITHQKIHTGEKHYECTQCGKAFCQKSHLLRHQTVHTGIKPYECKECEKAFWQKSSLIKHQRIHTVEEVLSE from the exons ATGAGTACATCTCTC gtgttgtcATTTGAAGACCTGGCTGTGGACTTCACCAGGGAGGAGTGGCAGATTCTGAATAACGATCAGAGGGCCCTGTACAGGGATGTGATGCTGGAGATGTACAGCAGCCTGCTATCCGTGG GGCACTGTATTCCCAAACCTGGCTTGATCTCCAAACTGGAACAAGGAGCAGATCCATGGATTTTGCAAGAATGCCTAAACCAGGGTTTCCCAG ttccCCAGGAAAAGCATGACTTAAGTGAGACCAACCAGGAAAGTGAAGACATTAATATGAGACAAGATACAGTGACAAACAACATGCCAAATCACAAAGTTGATTTAAGAAAAGGACTTAATTTCTGCCCAAACCGTATTCCAAAACTGATTATCAAAAGGATAAGTTTTTCAGAAATGAAACCAGATGCATGTAATGTATTTCGCAATGTACATTTCTCTAGTGGGTCTGATAAAATTCAAGCTGGAGAGAAATCCCGTACCTGTAATGTGCCTGAGAACTCTCCCCAATGCTCTGAGTCTCTTAGTCAGCAGCAGGAGATTCAGACTGTGCAGCATGATTCTGAGAAGAGTGGAAAAGGGAAAGCCctcaaaagaaagaagaaatgcattGCATTTGAGAGGGTTCATATAGGAGAGACCTGTAAAAATAAATCAGCTTCCACTGTCAGACATGCAGCCAAGATAGGAAAGGAACGTTTTCAGAGAAGTCCTCGTCTTAGTAAACAACAGGTACACACaaggaaaaaatcatttgaatCTACTGACTGTGAGGACACTCTGATTAGCAAATCAGATATTACAGTGAGTCAAAGAATACATATGCGTAATAAGCCTTACGTGTGTAAACCTTGTGGAAAATCTTTCAACTGTAAATCCTGCCATACCTTTCATGAAATGACTCACAAGAGGGAGCAGATGCACAGGTGCAATGAATGTGGAAAAACTACCTACTGGAAGTTAGAGTTTATTAGAAATCAGAGAATTCAGAAAGCTAAGAAGTCTTATGAGTgtaatgaatgtggaaaagccttttctCATAAATCACTCCTGAAAACACATCAGAAAATTCACGCAGAGAAGCCACACAAATGTAATGTTTGTGGAAAAGCCTTTTTCCAGAAATCACTGCTTTTAATCCATAAGAGAATTCACACTGGTAAGAAAACTTATGAATGTAAAGAGTGTAGAAAAGCCTTTTGGTTGAAGTCAGACCTCATCAAACATCGTAGAATTCACACAGGAAAAGCTTATAAATGTAATGAGTGTGAAAAAGTCTTTTGCCGAAAGTCAGACCTCACTACGCATCAAAGAATTcatacaggggaaaaaccttatgaatgtgaagagtgtggaaaagccttttgcTGGAAGTCTCACCTCACATCacatcagagaatgcacacaggggagaagccatatgagtgtaatgagtgtggaaaagcttttcacTGGAAGTCAGACCTCATTAGACATCATAGaattcacacaggagagaaaccttATGAGTGCaaagagtgtggaaaagccttttgccAGAAATCAatcctcattactcatcagaaaattcacacaggggagaaacatTATGAATGTACACAATGTGGAAAAGCATTTTGCCAGAAATCACACCTCCTAAGGCATCAGACAGTTCACACAGGaataaaaccttatgaatgtaaagagTGTGAGAAAGCTTTTTGGCAGAAGTCTTCCCTCATTAAGCATCAGAGAATTCATACAGTGGAAGAGGTATTGTCAGAGTAG